A section of the Rhodospirillales bacterium genome encodes:
- the glk gene encoding glucokinase encodes MTTVLIADIGGTNARFALADDTGIHDPRTLKVADFPGPAEAARAYLDACGAKPARGVFAVAAPVTGDDVFTLTNFPWTFSLRACAAALGLESLHLINDFHAQALGAADVGASCLYKFDDAMPRSGGNIGIIGPGTGLGVAALVHDSKSNRMIAVPGEGGHVTAPLVTPREFALARWLLEHRYSHISAERVCSGKGLVNLYDAVRGVDALDLPDRTPEEISDAALAGACPACAEVLTLMLAFLGRVAGNLALTVTADAGVYLTGGILPRLPREYLLASPLRANFVAKGRQTDYISRMPLFLVDDPVLALRGLRHAALKA; translated from the coding sequence ATGACCACCGTTCTTATCGCCGATATTGGCGGCACGAATGCGCGTTTCGCGCTGGCCGACGACACAGGAATCCATGATCCGCGCACCCTTAAGGTCGCCGATTTTCCCGGCCCTGCCGAGGCCGCGCGCGCCTATCTGGACGCTTGCGGCGCGAAACCGGCGCGCGGCGTGTTCGCGGTGGCGGCGCCGGTGACGGGCGATGACGTCTTTACCCTGACCAATTTTCCGTGGACCTTTTCCCTGCGTGCCTGCGCCGCTGCGCTGGGTCTGGAATCCCTGCACCTGATCAATGATTTTCACGCGCAGGCGCTGGGCGCGGCGGATGTCGGTGCGTCCTGCCTGTACAAGTTTGACGATGCTATGCCCCGTTCCGGCGGCAATATCGGCATTATCGGCCCTGGCACCGGCCTTGGCGTCGCGGCGTTGGTCCATGATTCAAAAAGCAACCGTATGATCGCCGTGCCGGGCGAGGGCGGGCATGTCACCGCTCCGCTGGTCACGCCGCGCGAATTCGCGCTTGCGCGCTGGCTGCTCGAACACCGCTATTCCCACATCTCCGCCGAGCGTGTCTGCTCCGGAAAGGGGTTGGTCAATCTGTACGACGCGGTGCGCGGCGTCGATGCCCTCGACCTGCCCGACCGCACGCCGGAGGAGATCAGCGATGCCGCGCTTGCGGGCGCCTGTCCCGCCTGTGCCGAGGTACTGACATTGATGCTGGCTTTTCTGGGCCGCGTCGCGGGCAATCTGGCGCTGACCGTGACGGCGGATGCCGGAGTCTATCTGACTGGCGGCATCCTGCCGCGCCTGCCGCGCGAATACCTTTTGGCCTCTCCCTTGCGCGCGAACTTCGTCGCCAAAGGGCGTCAGACCGATTACATCAGCCGCATGCCGCTGTTTCTGGTCGACGATCCGGTTCTTGCCCTGCGCGGGCTGCGCCACGCCGCGCTTAAAGCATGA
- a CDS encoding response regulator: MAKILLAEDDGSMRGFLAAALEKAGHEVTATIDGLDALRALESHTDGDFNLLLADIVMPGMDGIELAQKAAELHPSIKVMFITGFAAVAMGARNPQRTQARVLSKPFHLRDLVDQVNQLLAA; the protein is encoded by the coding sequence ATGGCTAAAATACTGCTTGCCGAAGATGACGGTTCGATGCGCGGATTCCTTGCCGCGGCCCTGGAAAAGGCCGGGCACGAAGTCACCGCGACGATCGACGGACTGGACGCGCTACGCGCGCTGGAATCGCATACCGATGGCGATTTCAACCTGCTTCTGGCCGATATCGTGATGCCCGGCATGGACGGGATCGAGCTGGCGCAAAAGGCGGCGGAATTGCATCCGTCGATCAAGGTCATGTTCATCACCGGCTTCGCCGCCGTCGCGATGGGTGCCCGCAATCCCCAGCGCACGCAGGCGCGGGTACTTTCCAAGCCTTTTCACCTGCGCGATCTGGTGGATCAGGTAAACCAGCTTTTGGCCGCTTAA
- a CDS encoding RluA family pseudouridine synthase: MNEFVLPQELDGARLDRALATLVPDLSRSRLKALIVAGEVRVDGKIVDSASHKLRAGSFLALSIPPPVPAEPEAQDIPLNIVFEDSSLLVLDKPAGLVVHPAAGHAAGTLVNALLHHCAGTLSGIGGVARPGIVHRLDKDTSGLMLVAKTDRAHAALARQLAERAMSRTYRACIWGVPVPSKGRIDAAIARHPRDRLRMAVHPGGRAAATNYAVCERFGALAALVECRLESGRTHQIRVHMRHLGYPLVGDPLYGLQPTAAKSRLKKSGLEGDCAMAILEFPRQALHAVALEFVHPETGRDMRFESALPADLETLCASLRQAKS; this comes from the coding sequence ATGAACGAATTTGTCCTGCCGCAGGAACTTGATGGCGCGCGGCTGGACCGCGCGCTGGCGACCTTGGTCCCCGATCTTTCGCGCTCGCGGCTCAAGGCGTTGATAGTGGCGGGGGAAGTGCGCGTCGACGGCAAAATCGTGGACAGCGCGTCGCATAAGCTGCGCGCGGGCTCGTTCCTCGCACTGAGCATCCCGCCGCCCGTCCCGGCCGAACCGGAGGCGCAGGACATCCCGCTGAACATCGTTTTCGAGGATTCATCGCTGTTGGTGCTCGACAAGCCCGCGGGTCTGGTGGTTCACCCCGCCGCCGGCCATGCCGCGGGCACGCTGGTCAACGCGCTTTTGCATCATTGCGCGGGCACGCTTTCCGGCATCGGCGGGGTGGCGCGGCCCGGCATCGTGCACCGTCTGGACAAGGATACGTCCGGCCTGATGCTGGTGGCCAAGACCGACCGCGCCCATGCGGCGCTGGCCAGACAGCTTGCCGAGCGCGCCATGTCGCGCACCTACCGGGCCTGTATCTGGGGCGTGCCGGTGCCGTCAAAGGGCCGGATCGACGCCGCGATCGCCCGTCACCCGCGCGACCGCCTGCGCATGGCGGTGCATCCGGGCGGGCGCGCCGCCGCCACCAATTACGCGGTATGCGAACGCTTTGGCGCGCTGGCCGCGCTGGTCGAATGCAGGCTTGAATCCGGGCGCACGCACCAGATCCGGGTGCATATGCGGCATCTGGGATACCCGCTGGTCGGCGACCCGCTTTACGGCCTTCAGCCGACCGCCGCCAAAAGCCGCCTGAAAAAATCGGGTCTGGAAGGCGATTGCGCCATGGCGATTCTTGAATTTCCGCGTCAGGCGCTGCACGCCGTGGCGCTGGAATTCGTCCATCCGGAAACAGGGCGCGACATGCGCTTTGAAAGCGCCTTGCCCGCCGACCTTGAAACCCTGTGCGCTTCCCTGCGCCAGGCAAAGTCTTGA
- a CDS encoding YjbH domain-containing protein, with the protein MFYMDIPARRRFCLMIVPLLGLLSMVCVTPAWSADSRRCVALRLDEDLAHGVGYGLKKARWQGAEFEDSGMVTIQPRMAGLMGPSVTLLSRDVRLAVGLHQTSPQELWQKARWNMERVGGCAPPPVTSLKSLGRAFYWRVYADMLTGFSRFEPKILERTRTVAEALFTRPYGFIFGGAVAGTLNDNTSALLLSGDTRPPVRRDIALYSAHPEVERLFASWRRTPVTDLHLAVSAGWLEEMYGGTGAEVVWRPFGSSFWAGADGWAVWRRDPARIGNLPFTGSARFTGQARIGYDMPESRFGATLAAGRFLAGDYGAALTMSQGFDNGARLEARIAWSGYQENQGFFRDTRLDPSVRFVWPLGGSRHRAVEATFRQVGRDGGQTLDRPLPLDRMTEGFSAREVARHWPQMLD; encoded by the coding sequence ATGTTTTACATGGACATCCCCGCGCGCAGGCGGTTTTGCCTGATGATTGTGCCGCTTTTGGGGCTGTTGTCCATGGTCTGCGTGACGCCGGCGTGGTCCGCCGATTCGCGGCGGTGTGTGGCGCTGCGGCTGGACGAGGATCTGGCGCACGGGGTGGGGTATGGATTGAAAAAGGCGCGGTGGCAAGGTGCGGAATTCGAGGATTCCGGCATGGTCACCATACAGCCGCGCATGGCCGGACTGATGGGACCGAGCGTGACATTGCTTTCGCGCGACGTGCGGTTGGCGGTCGGCTTGCACCAGACATCGCCGCAGGAATTGTGGCAAAAGGCGCGGTGGAACATGGAGCGCGTGGGTGGATGCGCACCGCCGCCGGTGACCTCGCTCAAATCGCTGGGGCGGGCATTTTACTGGCGGGTTTATGCCGACATGTTGACGGGATTCAGCCGATTTGAGCCGAAAATTCTTGAGCGTACGCGCACGGTGGCGGAGGCGTTGTTCACGCGTCCATATGGGTTCATTTTCGGCGGCGCGGTCGCGGGCACACTGAACGACAATACCTCGGCGCTGCTTTTATCCGGTGACACGCGCCCGCCCGTGCGGCGCGACATCGCACTCTATTCTGCGCATCCGGAAGTCGAGCGCCTGTTCGCGTCATGGCGGCGGACACCGGTCACCGACCTGCATCTGGCGGTCAGCGCTGGCTGGCTTGAGGAAATGTACGGCGGGACGGGCGCGGAAGTCGTCTGGCGCCCTTTCGGGTCGTCCTTCTGGGCGGGCGCGGATGGGTGGGCGGTGTGGCGGCGCGACCCGGCGCGCATCGGCAACCTGCCCTTTACGGGCTCGGCACGTTTCACCGGGCAGGCGCGGATCGGGTACGACATGCCGGAATCGCGGTTCGGCGCCACGCTGGCCGCCGGCCGGTTTCTGGCCGGAGATTACGGGGCGGCCTTGACCATGTCGCAGGGCTTTGACAACGGCGCGCGGCTGGAGGCACGGATCGCATGGAGCGGGTATCAGGAAAATCAGGGATTCTTCCGCGACACGCGGCTGGACCCTTCGGTGCGTTTCGTGTGGCCTTTGGGCGGTTCCAGACATCGCGCGGTGGAGGCCACGTTCCGGCAGGTCGGGCGCGATGGCGGACAGACGCTCGACCGGCCGCTGCCACTCGACCGGATGACCGAGGGATTTTCGGCGCGCGAGGTGGCACGGCACTGGCCGCAGATGCTTGATTAA
- the glpD gene encoding glycerol-3-phosphate dehydrogenase has protein sequence MNSHTTAVKGAPPFVHENRFDLAIIGGGVNGTAIARDAAGRGYRVALFESGDLACATSCASTKLIHGGLRYLEYGELRLVKKALAEREVFLKTAPHIVSPMRFVLPLTDGARPAWMIRLGLALYDHLARRDVLPDSRRLDLRADAAGAPLFANMRTGFVYADARVDDARLVVLQAVDAARNGAQIFTRTPVRDLTPDGAGGWDVETETDRRFHARMVVNAAGPWVRRVLERNGLVEGDTPKIRLVRGSHIVVPAIYDGDQAYLLQQPDGRVVFAIPYEGRFTLIGTTDVEHTEGPDVPPACTRDEAEYLCDAVNRFFTRQTLPQMIVWSYSGVRPLFDDGSGRAAAVTRDYHLYRQSVKNAPLLSVYGGKITTARMLAETVTDDVARTLDAAIGPRPPAWTAGVPLPGGELPEGSLYEFTGDLCAMYPWLEAATIERLARAYGTRALRILGGAHHPSDLGRDFGAGLYEAEIAYLCEAEWARTAEDILWRRTKLGLHAGHDTRTLLERHLGEA, from the coding sequence GTGAATTCGCATACAACCGCCGTCAAAGGGGCGCCACCCTTTGTCCACGAAAATCGCTTCGACCTTGCCATCATCGGTGGCGGGGTGAACGGCACCGCCATCGCGCGCGACGCGGCCGGGCGCGGCTATCGCGTGGCGTTGTTTGAAAGCGGCGATCTGGCCTGCGCGACCTCCTGCGCATCGACCAAACTGATCCATGGCGGGCTGCGCTATCTCGAATACGGCGAACTGCGTCTGGTCAAAAAGGCGCTGGCGGAACGCGAGGTGTTTTTGAAAACCGCCCCGCATATCGTAAGCCCGATGCGTTTTGTCCTGCCGCTGACCGACGGCGCGCGCCCGGCCTGGATGATCCGCCTTGGCCTTGCCCTGTACGATCATCTTGCGCGGCGCGACGTGCTGCCGGATTCGCGTCGGCTTGACCTGCGCGCCGACGCGGCGGGTGCGCCGCTGTTTGCCAATATGCGCACGGGCTTTGTCTATGCCGACGCCCGCGTCGACGACGCGCGGCTGGTCGTGCTTCAGGCGGTGGACGCCGCGCGCAATGGCGCGCAGATTTTCACGCGCACCCCTGTGCGCGACCTGACGCCGGACGGGGCGGGGGGCTGGGACGTCGAAACCGAAACCGACCGCCGCTTTCATGCGCGCATGGTGGTCAACGCGGCCGGGCCCTGGGTACGTCGCGTGCTGGAACGCAACGGACTGGTGGAGGGGGACACCCCGAAAATCCGTCTTGTGCGCGGATCGCACATCGTTGTCCCGGCGATTTACGATGGCGATCAGGCCTATCTGCTGCAACAACCCGACGGCCGCGTCGTGTTTGCAATCCCGTACGAAGGCCGCTTCACCCTGATCGGCACCACCGATGTCGAACACACCGAAGGACCGGACGTGCCCCCTGCCTGCACCCGCGACGAGGCCGAGTATCTGTGCGATGCCGTCAACCGTTTCTTTACCCGCCAGACCCTGCCGCAGATGATCGTCTGGTCCTATTCCGGCGTTCGCCCCTTGTTTGACGACGGCAGCGGACGTGCGGCCGCAGTCACGCGCGACTATCACCTTTATCGCCAGTCGGTAAAAAACGCGCCGCTGCTTTCGGTTTATGGCGGAAAGATCACCACCGCGCGGATGCTGGCCGAAACCGTGACCGACGACGTCGCGCGCACGCTGGACGCCGCGATCGGCCCGCGTCCGCCGGCATGGACCGCAGGCGTGCCACTGCCCGGCGGCGAATTGCCCGAAGGCAGCCTGTATGAATTCACGGGCGATCTTTGCGCCATGTATCCGTGGCTTGAGGCCGCGACCATCGAACGTCTGGCGCGCGCCTACGGCACGCGCGCGCTGCGTATTCTGGGCGGCGCGCATCATCCGTCCGATCTTGGTCGCGATTTCGGCGCGGGTCTGTACGAGGCCGAAATCGCATATCTGTGCGAGGCCGAATGGGCGCGCACGGCCGAGGATATTCTCTGGCGCCGCACCAAGCTGGGCCTGCACGCCGGGCACGATACGCGCACGTTGCTCGAACGCCATTTGGGGGAAGCATGA
- a CDS encoding methyltransferase domain-containing protein — translation MASVSVNSDLSRLEAAIEKIAQVTDQQWQATLSERKKKELEFHDSHRDRAANAPAAAEGDTYEKFYGNKKYYTATDRSRQYVENWIKQNAPGAVFLDYACGDGMNAISAAKAGAKMAVGIDISPISVENARKDAQASGVSATTRFVQADCENTLLPDNSVDVVICSGMLHHLDLSYAFPELRRIMKPGAKLLAVEALDYNPMIKLYRMMTPQMRTEWEKAHILSHKDLRFARRFFEVGQVKYWHILGIATPHLPRPLAALAHSLDKLLEKTPLMQMMAWIFTFELTKPKAS, via the coding sequence ATGGCCTCCGTTTCCGTTAACTCTGATTTAAGCCGCCTTGAAGCCGCGATTGAAAAGATCGCGCAGGTCACCGACCAGCAATGGCAGGCCACGCTTTCCGAGCGTAAGAAAAAAGAGCTGGAGTTCCACGATTCGCACCGCGACCGCGCCGCCAACGCGCCTGCCGCCGCAGAAGGCGACACGTACGAAAAATTCTACGGCAACAAGAAATATTACACGGCCACCGATCGCTCGCGTCAGTACGTTGAAAACTGGATCAAGCAGAACGCGCCGGGCGCCGTATTCCTTGATTACGCCTGTGGCGATGGGATGAACGCCATTTCTGCGGCAAAGGCCGGCGCCAAGATGGCCGTGGGTATCGACATATCCCCCATCTCCGTCGAGAACGCCCGCAAGGACGCACAGGCCAGCGGGGTCAGCGCCACAACCCGCTTCGTTCAGGCAGATTGCGAAAACACGCTTTTACCGGACAATTCCGTGGACGTGGTGATTTGCTCCGGCATGCTGCATCATCTGGATCTTTCCTATGCCTTTCCGGAGTTGCGTCGAATCATGAAACCGGGCGCGAAGCTATTGGCCGTTGAAGCGCTTGACTACAATCCCATGATCAAGCTTTACCGCATGATGACGCCACAGATGCGCACAGAATGGGAAAAGGCGCATATCCTGAGCCATAAAGACCTGCGCTTCGCCCGCCGCTTTTTTGAAGTCGGCCAGGTCAAATACTGGCATATCCTGGGCATTGCCACGCCCCATCTGCCGCGTCCTTTGGCGGCGCTGGCGCACAGTTTGGACAAGTTGCTGGAAAAAACGCCGCTGATGCAGATGATGGCGTGGATATTCACGTTTGAACTGACCAAGCCGAAAGCCTCGTGA
- the hisF gene encoding imidazole glycerol phosphate synthase subunit HisF has product MIRPRVIPTLLLKGRGLYKTVKFADPKYVGDPINTMRIFNDKEVDEIAVLDITASREARGPDMDQIMEIVSECFMPLAYGGGITTRDQAMRLFQCGVEKVILNTAAVERPELITEIAEAAGAQAVVVAIDVKKPLIGGPKVYTHGGTRKTALDPVAWAKEAQARGAGEILLTAIDREGTMAGYDVALTRAVADAVNVPVIACGGAGGLLDFRAVLDQGHASAVAAGSLFVFQGPHRAVLISYPTRAELLSLTLES; this is encoded by the coding sequence ATGATCCGCCCGCGCGTCATACCCACGCTGCTGCTTAAAGGGCGCGGCCTTTATAAAACGGTCAAATTCGCCGATCCCAAATATGTCGGCGATCCGATCAACACCATGCGCATTTTCAACGACAAGGAAGTCGATGAAATCGCGGTGCTGGACATTACCGCCAGCCGCGAGGCGCGCGGCCCTGACATGGACCAGATTATGGAGATAGTCTCCGAATGCTTCATGCCGCTGGCCTATGGCGGCGGCATCACGACGCGCGATCAGGCGATGCGCCTGTTTCAGTGCGGGGTTGAAAAGGTGATCCTGAATACGGCCGCGGTGGAACGCCCGGAACTGATCACCGAAATCGCCGAGGCTGCCGGGGCGCAGGCCGTGGTCGTGGCGATCGACGTGAAAAAGCCTCTGATCGGCGGGCCGAAAGTCTATACCCACGGCGGTACGCGCAAGACCGCGCTAGACCCGGTTGCATGGGCGAAGGAGGCGCAGGCGCGCGGCGCGGGCGAGATTCTGCTCACCGCCATCGATCGAGAAGGCACGATGGCGGGATACGACGTGGCCCTGACTCGCGCGGTGGCCGATGCGGTAAACGTGCCTGTCATCGCTTGCGGCGGCGCGGGCGGGCTGTTAGATTTCCGCGCGGTCCTTGACCAAGGCCATGCATCCGCCGTCGCGGCGGGCAGCCTGTTCGTCTTTCAGGGGCCGCACCGCGCGGTCCTGATCTCCTATCCGACAAGGGCCGAATTGTTATCGCTGACCCTGGAAAGTTGA
- the wecB gene encoding UDP-N-acetylglucosamine 2-epimerase (non-hydrolyzing), with the protein MSLLTVIGNRPQMIKMAPVSTEIAARGLTEYIVHTNQHYDHAMSGVFFEQLGIPAPSRFLTIDGRSHARMTAEMMVQLEDLMLEQSPRGVLVYGDTNSTLAAVLAAAKLNIPLAHVEAGPRTGDMTMPEEVNRIPADHLSRLRFCTDAVSVENLKREGIEAGVFLTGDLMYDAFVKFRPTAAVSDTLALHTKKFAGKPFVFMTIHRPANTDTADAMGRLYDLIAQSPLPILFAVHPRTAAAMEKFGLKEQFEKLPHLAMTPPLAYFDTMAALLQCTFTVTDSGGLQKESYWAGRKSFLAQDISPWPQLTADGWVTCIGAFDKPLRPDLWNTMQAHEPQVPFKPYFGDGQAARKIVDALESHGFF; encoded by the coding sequence GTGAGTTTACTCACCGTCATCGGCAACAGGCCGCAAATGATCAAAATGGCGCCGGTTTCCACGGAAATCGCCGCGCGCGGGCTGACCGAATACATTGTCCACACCAACCAGCATTACGATCATGCCATGTCGGGCGTGTTTTTCGAGCAGTTGGGCATTCCCGCTCCGTCCCGGTTTTTGACCATCGACGGGCGCAGCCATGCCCGCATGACGGCGGAAATGATGGTCCAGCTTGAGGACTTGATGCTGGAACAATCGCCGCGCGGCGTGCTGGTGTATGGCGACACCAACAGCACGCTGGCTGCCGTGCTGGCGGCGGCAAAGCTGAACATTCCGCTGGCGCATGTCGAGGCGGGACCGCGCACCGGCGACATGACCATGCCGGAGGAAGTCAACCGCATTCCCGCCGACCATCTTTCACGGCTGCGGTTTTGCACCGATGCGGTATCAGTCGAAAACCTGAAGCGCGAGGGGATCGAGGCGGGCGTCTTTTTGACCGGCGATCTGATGTACGACGCCTTCGTCAAATTTCGTCCGACGGCGGCCGTTTCGGATACGCTTGCGCTGCACACAAAGAAATTCGCGGGCAAGCCTTTTGTCTTCATGACCATCCACCGCCCGGCCAACACGGACACAGCGGATGCGATGGGCCGTTTATACGATCTGATCGCGCAAAGCCCGCTGCCGATTCTGTTCGCGGTGCATCCGCGCACGGCCGCGGCGATGGAAAAATTCGGCCTGAAGGAACAGTTTGAAAAGCTGCCGCATCTGGCGATGACACCGCCGCTGGCCTATTTCGACACGATGGCCGCGTTGTTGCAATGCACGTTCACGGTGACCGATTCCGGCGGGCTGCAAAAAGAATCCTACTGGGCCGGGCGTAAAAGTTTCCTTGCGCAGGACATTAGTCCTTGGCCGCAACTGACTGCCGACGGATGGGTGACCTGCATCGGCGCGTTCGACAAGCCCTTGCGCCCCGATCTTTGGAACACGATGCAGGCGCACGAGCCGCAGGTGCCGTTCAAACCGTATTTCGGCGACGGCCAAGCCGCGCGCAAGATCGTCGACGCGCTGGAATCACACGGCTTCTTTTAG
- a CDS encoding N-acetyl sugar amidotransferase produces MTAYQVCTRCVMDTSDPEITFDDAGVCSHCHAFDRTMRAELESAQAGRLEPALDALIETMKAEGRGKPYDAIMGLSGGVDSSYIAWLVGQKGLRVLAVHCDSGWNSELAVANIENIVKKIGFDLYTEVIDWEEMRDLQLAFFRAGLANCDIPQDHAFMAVLYKVAKKHGIRHILSGSNLSTESILPLSWGYNALDLRHLRAVHKRFGRVKLKTFPVLPMWKRYILYPFFHGMRFVRVLNYVPYYKDRAKKLIADELGWRDYGGKHYESIFTKFFQSYYLPVKFGFDKRRAHYASLIVSNQMTRDQALAQLQQLSYDPATIEGDKEFVAKKMGVSAAEFDAIMESPPHSYRDYPSNEGLFEFKDWVMKSLVRKRVRRGV; encoded by the coding sequence ATGACGGCATATCAGGTCTGTACACGCTGCGTGATGGATACCAGCGACCCGGAAATCACGTTCGACGATGCGGGCGTCTGTTCCCACTGTCACGCATTCGACCGCACCATGCGTGCGGAGCTTGAATCCGCGCAGGCGGGCCGCCTTGAACCCGCGCTCGATGCGCTGATCGAGACGATGAAGGCCGAAGGCCGCGGCAAGCCGTATGACGCGATCATGGGTCTTTCGGGCGGCGTGGATTCCAGCTACATCGCCTGGCTGGTCGGGCAAAAGGGTTTGCGTGTTCTGGCGGTCCACTGCGATTCCGGCTGGAACTCGGAACTGGCGGTCGCCAACATTGAAAACATCGTCAAGAAAATCGGCTTCGACCTATACACGGAAGTAATCGATTGGGAGGAAATGCGCGATCTCCAGCTGGCGTTTTTCAGGGCTGGTCTTGCCAATTGCGACATCCCGCAGGACCACGCCTTCATGGCGGTGCTCTACAAGGTCGCCAAAAAACACGGCATCCGGCATATCCTCTCCGGCTCCAATCTTTCCACGGAATCGATCTTACCCTTGTCATGGGGGTATAACGCGCTTGATCTGCGTCATTTACGCGCCGTGCATAAACGCTTCGGGCGGGTGAAACTGAAAACTTTCCCCGTCCTGCCGATGTGGAAACGCTATATCCTGTATCCGTTCTTCCACGGGATGCGCTTCGTGCGGGTGCTCAATTACGTGCCGTATTACAAGGACCGCGCGAAAAAACTGATCGCGGACGAACTGGGCTGGCGCGATTACGGCGGCAAGCATTACGAATCGATCTTCACCAAATTCTTCCAGTCCTATTACCTGCCGGTGAAATTCGGCTTTGACAAACGCCGCGCGCATTACGCGTCCCTGATCGTCTCGAACCAGATGACGCGGGATCAGGCGCTGGCCCAGTTACAGCAGCTTTCTTACGACCCCGCGACGATCGAGGGCGACAAGGAATTCGTGGCCAAGAAAATGGGCGTATCCGCCGCGGAGTTCGACGCGATCATGGAATCGCCGCCGCATTCATATCGCGATTATCCGTCGAATGAAGGGCTGTTTGAGTTCAAGGATTGGGTCATGAAATCCCTTGTACGAAAACGCGTGCGGAGAGGCGTATGA
- a CDS encoding glycosyltransferase family 4 protein, with product MNRRVVHLSSAHPAEDTRIFVKECRTLAAAGYDTHIVISTAHGYEKDGVKFHALAQRPGRFYRMCVKPLHAYRAVRALAPDVLHVHEPDLLPLAWLFARRGVHVIYDSHEDLPRQIPYKDWIPAPLRGPIARIVEWFEDGICRSLAGVVAATPHIADRFYKAGVNAVCVANFPNLSELAMPAGESWDAREKSVAYIGTISVERGVNELLQAAKIADVKIHIAGFPHPAALGETLKSAHERGEIVYHGAISRDAVLDLMRTLRGGIVCFHPLPNHVDAQPNKLFEYMSAGLPVIASHFPLWREIIEKSGCGICVDPNKPRAIAEAIRYILDHDWDAKAMGERGQNAVRERYNWEVQADILLAFYRDILKEAV from the coding sequence ATGAACAGGCGTGTCGTGCATCTTTCAAGCGCCCATCCGGCCGAGGATACGCGCATTTTCGTCAAGGAATGCCGCACGCTTGCGGCTGCGGGATACGACACGCATATCGTCATCTCGACGGCTCACGGCTACGAGAAGGATGGCGTCAAATTTCACGCGCTGGCGCAACGTCCGGGGCGCTTTTACCGCATGTGCGTAAAGCCGCTGCACGCGTATCGGGCTGTGCGTGCGCTTGCGCCGGATGTTTTGCATGTGCATGAGCCTGATCTGTTGCCGTTGGCATGGTTGTTCGCCCGTCGTGGCGTGCATGTAATCTACGACTCGCATGAAGACCTGCCTCGTCAGATACCTTACAAGGACTGGATACCGGCCCCCCTGCGCGGGCCGATAGCGCGTATCGTTGAGTGGTTCGAGGACGGAATCTGCCGCAGCCTCGCGGGCGTGGTCGCGGCTACACCGCATATCGCCGATCGGTTTTACAAGGCGGGCGTGAACGCCGTGTGCGTTGCCAATTTCCCGAACCTTTCTGAGCTTGCCATGCCTGCGGGGGAAAGCTGGGATGCACGCGAAAAATCCGTTGCCTATATTGGTACGATCTCCGTGGAACGGGGTGTGAACGAGTTGCTGCAAGCGGCGAAAATAGCGGATGTGAAAATCCATATCGCGGGCTTTCCGCATCCAGCCGCGCTTGGCGAAACCTTGAAATCCGCGCACGAACGCGGCGAGATCGTCTATCACGGCGCGATCAGCCGCGATGCGGTACTAGACTTGATGCGCACGCTGCGCGGCGGCATCGTATGCTTCCATCCGCTGCCCAATCACGTCGACGCCCAGCCGAACAAACTGTTCGAGTATATGAGCGCGGGCCTGCCGGTCATCGCGTCCCATTTTCCGCTATGGCGCGAGATTATCGAAAAATCTGGCTGTGGCATATGCGTCGACCCGAATAAGCCGCGCGCGATCGCCGAAGCCATCCGCTATATCCTCGATCATGACTGGGATGCCAAGGCCATGGGCGAACGCGGCCAGAATGCGGTGCGCGAACGGTACAATTGGGAAGTGCAGGCCGATATCCTGCTCGCCTTCTATCGCGATATCCTAAAAGAAGCCGTGTGA